The Deltaproteobacteria bacterium genome includes a region encoding these proteins:
- a CDS encoding L-asparaginase translates to MNALPRSIRLATTTAVTAALALALHGAPAAARGKPRLVILATGGTIAGAGT, encoded by the coding sequence ATGAACGCCTTGCCACGATCGATCCGCCTCGCGACCACCACCGCCGTGACGGCCGCGCTCGCGCTCGCGCTCCACGGCGCGCCCGCCGCGGCCAGGGGCAAACCGCGCCTCGTCATCCTCGCGACCGGCGGCACGATCGCCGGCGCCGGCACGT